In one Myxocyprinus asiaticus isolate MX2 ecotype Aquarium Trade chromosome 29, UBuf_Myxa_2, whole genome shotgun sequence genomic region, the following are encoded:
- the si:dkey-65j6.2 gene encoding pleckstrin homology domain-containing family G member 4B, giving the protein MNPDSLDASIQSCLCVLYPPFEVTAPIVLSQLFQVIDGHYHGDALRCLTDFLIPARCLLESVQQTACAPYSKKVFCCSGWPLCLHNRIVVQLATINPLLLRPGDFYLQVVPFGNQATHIVVQSLLDEGERELEEQPISETSYASIFTENWLRDLNAGRHGTPLTRCVLKTEQGVVKVPWEEVANPEFVEKHQSMASSAPSNQEDSSCLSHQQGTTTTPSTFSVETRICPARDGIAVSLCLVESSSSSRHSEMDLTQPGMRPVGWVSPNTWDSRRKSSFACDRDDLLDLTKETQGYSRTWTQSSDRAGTSSSNGAVRDRTASVRTVRFAEEPCAPCMQKKHGQGTKVHVCRYRKSYIEAQEKPINPKERPELPLHLPDSRTLNRPALETGCDSLEKCQQSNSIGDCSSGGYMQWIQNISQERTDSRKGKLSFIPPVVETSEKCHIVVQGQTNDIDRNSYIEMNPRLHVVPGKKTTAFRLVSPKINRRLQKQDGPKDPKTLPPAVTGPQINILDTSATTKLNTQTETEMQQSRSSTPPSFKADGLFHSGMCLTGGQDRSCRAVLEIYGDHQVWGSALISSQELCKLLLYLHTITRKDIKDLGLTVVLDARKKPVHPEFTKALLMVQEHNPHIVHWALMLVNKDSSYSHEKRPGITMEIVTSFKALYKIVDASQLTAALQGSLPYDHADWLQIHQKLYPFVSDLQDASALLSGAIRKLEGVHKIDTVQDVQQCIIEQKALMKDVLEDTGLVALQRGGGAMLARLRQETDVRSQHCEQSREVIDTVTDVYHALEEQVHVLARKSNMSLQHLDFLLQLREMESRFTEIKEWFDTEGERQLQQAESVDDTSERIQQTLQSFKAFLAEANERKHQAMMLVSEAESMQGPNYPETEVFYRMVSIFKSSLSDFLLRAERCCEDLGTMVYICHFCERASAVASDCRQFLEQDQFCCSLDQESWLWLQAYLQRLDEFSSEHFQDVRAQACSLSNSRVLQVWNAAWLHYQEVRQHLKEKLMFLEEALQVSLTVTPVGHHSDWLEMIPGEETVPGSELAEPVQHEQDLPVFVSEQSESRASQARDSIHGTVSCFNFRSDHKSRRTSKTSHKAKETLAECTKKGKHVVRKEAHDQKPIEGPGTVGCQWLPWQHAGSKNISKGYSGSEHEITEPTFSQNQHQVAQQYQNSRIASFCSEMPHGEMEGARDVTLFGECWRTDGEKAASTPESPSRTMKLHRIMEELLMTEVEYVRSLAYILTHYFPLLARADVPQDLRGQRGRIFGNLEKLYDFHGQHFQRELESCRAEPLRVGRCFLKHRESFGLYALYSKNKPQSDALIQHHKYFKRKQMELGDSMDLSSYLLKPVQRISKYSLLLQEILEDCVPDQSGDREEIQTALEVVRFQLRHGNDLLTMDAIRDCDLNLNEQGQLIRQDEFCIIFRKKRSLRRVFLFQDVILFTKTKKNDREDDVYVYKLSIKTCEIGMTHSSGQSGLCFEIWFRRRRSQDTYILQAETRDVKEAWTRDLEQILWEQALKSRELRRQERLFMGMGWKPFVDIQPSNTAINENAVNGDNTVREHVGLLKTPNPLVSGLQRGVVLPRPDSTGSGSSTSTAGSHSSSSSGRGSMSPSTYLGKYADITELSAENAALFSCVDPNCPTGRRASVSSLVLSRPSVPAVCQTSPAHVLQYSSPALSRKKLSPGFSPQSDARSPLKQCQFQEPIRSKASTEV; this is encoded by the exons ATG AATCCAGACTCCCTTGATGCATCCATCCAGAGCTGTCTGTGTGTCCTCTACCCGCCATTTGAGGTCACTGCCCCGATTGTCCTCAGCCAGCTCTTCCAGGTCATTGATGGTCATTACCACGGAGACGCCCTCCGGTGTCTGACCGACTTCCTCATACCTGCCAGATGTCTTCTGGAGAGCGTGCAGCAGACAGCCTGT GCTCCGTACTCCAAGAAGGTGTTCTGCTGTTCTGGCTGGCCTTTGTGTTTACACAATCGTATTGTGGTCCAGCTTGCTACTATTAACCCTCTGCTGCTCAGACCAGGAGACTTCTACCTGCAGGTTGTACCTTTTGGGAACCAGGCCACCCATATCGTGGTCCAGAGCCTTCTTGACGAGGGGGAACGTGAACTAGAGGAGCAACCAATATCGGAGACTTCCTACGCCAGTATCTTCACCGAGAACTGGCTCAGGGACCTCAATGCAGGACGACATGGAACACCTCTCACACGTTGCGTCCTCAAAACAGAGCAGGGTGTAGTCAAGGTTCCCTGGGAAGAAGTGGCCAACCCTGAATTTGTAGAGAAGCATCAGAGTATGGCCTCTTCTGCACCTTCAAACCAAGAAGATTCGTCGTGTTTATCCCACCAACAGGGTACAACTACAACCCCTTCGACTTTCTCAGTTGAGACACGAATTTGTCCAGCAAGGGATGGTATAGCTGTGTCTTTATGTTTGGTAGAAAGCAGCAGTAGTTCCAGACACAGTGAGATGGATTTAACTCAGCCTGGGATGCGACCGGTTGGTTGGGTATCTCCAAACACATGGGACAGCAGAAGAAAGAGCAGTTTTGCCTGCGATCGTGATGACCTACTGGACCTAACCAAAGAAACTCAAGGATACTCAAGGACATGGACTCAATCTTCAGACCGAGCAGGTACCTCAAGTTCTAATGGTGCTGTCCGGGACCGTACAGCTTCTGTACGTACTGTAAGGTTTGCAGAGGAACCCTGTGCCCCATGCATGCAGAAGAAACACGGACAAGGAACCAAAGTTCATGTGTGTCGGTATAGAAAGTCCTACATAGAGGCACAGGAGAAACCCATTAACCCCAAAGAAAGACCTGAACTTCCTCTTCATCTTCCTGATTCTAGAACCCTTAATAGACCTGCTCTGGAAACTGGTTGTGACTCCTTGGAGAAATGTCAGCAAAGCAACAGCATTGGTGACTGCTCGAGTGGAGGGTATATGCAATGGATCCAGAACATTTCTCAGGAAAGGACAGATAGCCGTAAAGGAAAACTCAGTTTTATTCCACCTGTGGTTGAGACTTCCGAAAAATGTCACATTGTTGTCCAAGGACAAACAAACGATATAGATAGAAACAGCTACATAGAAATGAACCCAAGGCTTCATGTGGTGCCAGGGAAGAAGACCACAGCTTTTAGACTTGTGTCTCCGAAGATTAACAGAAGACTACAGAAGCAAG ATGGCCCTAAGGACCCGAAAACTCTGCCCCCTGCTGTTACTGGAccacagataaatattttagaCACCTCAGCCACAACTAAGttaaacacacaaactgaaacaGAGATGCAACAATCCAGATCTTCTACACCTCCTTCATTTAAAGCAGATGGCCTCTTTCACTCAGGAATGTGTCTAACAG GTGGTCAGGATCGGTCATGCAGGGCAGTTCTGGAGATTTATGGAGATCATCAGGTCTGGGGTTCTGCTCTGATTTCCAGCCAGGAGCTCTGCAAACTACTACTGTATCTCCATACCATCACCAG GAAAGATATAAAAGATCTTGGGTTGACGGTTGTGCTTGATGCACGGAAGAAGCCGGTTCACCCAGAGTTCACCAAAGCTCTCCTGATGGTGCAG GAACACAACCCTCACATTGTGCACTGGGCCCTAATGCTGGTTAATAAGGACAGCAGCTACAGTCATGAGAAAAGGCCTGGTATAAcg ATGGAAATTGTGACCTCATTCAAAGCTCTTTATAAAATAGTGGACGCCAGTCAACTGACTGCAGCCCTACAGGGGTCATTACCTTACGATCATGCTGACTGGCTACAAATCCATCAG AAACTCTATCCGTTTGTATCAGACCTGCAAGACGCTTCAGCCCTGCTATCAGGAGCTATAAGGAAACTGGAAGGTGTTCATAAAATCGACACAGTGCAG GATGTCCAGCAGTGCATTATAGAACAGAAAGCCCTGATGAAGGATGTGCTGGAAGACACCGGATTGGTGGCCTTGCAAAGAGGAGGTGGAGCCATGTTGGCGAGGCTGAGACAGGAAACTGATGTGAGGTCACAGCATTGTGAGCAGAGCCG CGAGGTGATAGATACAGTGACTGATGTGTACCATGCACTAGAGGAGCAAGTACATGTGCTGGCCAGGAAGTCCAACATGTCTTTGCAGCACCTGGACTTCCTGTTACAGCTCAGAGAAATGGAGTCCAGATTCACCGAG ATTAAAGAATGGTTTGACACAGAAGGAGAGAGGCAGCTCCAGCAGGCTGAATCTGTGGATGACACCAGTGAAAGAATCCAGCAAACACTGCAGAGCTTCAAAGCTTTTCTTGCAGAAGCAAAT GAGCGAAAGCATCAGGCAATGATGTTGGTGTCAGAAGCAGAGAGTATGCAGGGGCCGAACTATCCCGAGACAGAAGTGTTTTACAGAATGGTGTCCATCTTTAAATCCAGTCTGAGTGACTTCCTGTTGCGAGCAGAACGGTGCTGTGAGGATCTCGGGACTATGGTGTACATCTGCCACTTTTGTGAAAGG gCTTCAGCTGTGGCCAGTGACTGCAGACAGTTTTTGGAACAGGACCAGTTTTGTTGCTCCCTGGATCAAGAGAGTTGGCTGTGGCTCCAAGCTTACCTGCAGAGATTAGATGAGTTTTCATCTGAGCACTTCCAGGATGTGAGAGCACAGGCATGTTCTCTGTCCAACTCCAGGGTGCTGCAGGTCTGGAACGCCGCCTGGCTGCACTATCAGGAGGTCAGACAACATCTGAAGGAGAAACTGATGTTCCTAGAAGAAGCTCTGCAGGTTTCCCTTACAGTCACACCTGTTGGACATCATTCTGATTGGTTGGAGATGATTCCAGGTGAGGAGACAGTGCCTGGGAGCGAATTAGCAGAACCTGTACAACATGAGCAGGACCTACCAGTGTTTGTTTCTGAGCAGTCGGAGAGCAGGGCAAGTCAAGCGAGAGATAGTATCCACGGTACTGTGAGCTGCTTCAACTTCAGGTCGGACCACAAAAGCAGGAGAACGTCCAAAACTTCACACAAGGCGAAGGAAACTCTAGCAGAATGCACCAAGAAAGGCAAACATGTTGTTAGAAAAGAAGCCCATGACCAGAAACCCATCGAGGGGCCGGGTACCGTTGGCTGTCAgtggttaccatggcaacatgCAGGAAGCAAAAATATCAGCAAGGGCTACAGCGGTTCTGAACATGAGATCACGGAACCAACCTTCTCGCAGAACCAGCATCAGGTCGCCCAGCAGTACCAGAACTCTCGAATTGCCAGCTTTTGCTCTGAGATGCCCCACGGTGAGATGGAGGGCGCTAGAGATGTCACTCTGTTTGGAGAATGTTGGAGAACTGATGGAGAAAAGGCTGCATCCACCCCTGAGAGCCCAAGCAGAACTAT GAAGCTTCATCGTATCATGGAGGAGCTCTTGATGACGGAGGTGGAGTATGTGCGCTCTCTGGCCTACATCCTGACTCACTACTTCCCCCTGCTGGCCAGAGCTGACGTGCCTCAGGATCTGCGCGGTCAGCGCGGGCGGATCTTTGGTAACCTGGagaaactgtatgactttcacgGGCAACACTTCCAGCGAGAACTAGAGTCGTGTCGGGCAGAGCCGCTGAGAGTCGGGCGCTGTTTCCTAAAACAC agagagagtttTGGACTCTACGCCCTTTACAGCAAGAACAAACCCCAGTCAGATGCCCTCATCCAACATCATAAATACTTCAAG CGTAAGCAGATGGAGTTGGGTGATAGTATGGATTTGTCCTCCTACCTGTTGAAGCCTGTCCAGAGGATCAGTAAATACAGTCTGCTGCTACAGGAGATTCTGGAAGACTGTGTGCCGGATCAGAGCGGAGATCGAGAGGAGATCCAGACCGCTTTAGAGGTTGTCCGATTTCAGCTACGACATGGGAATGACCTGCTCACCATGGATGCCATCCGGGACTGTGAT CTAAACCTGAACGAGCAGGGCCAGCTTATACGTCAAGATGAGTTTTGCATTATTTTCCGTAAGAAACGGTCGCTGCGGCGAGTGTTTCTCTTTCAAGATGTCATCCTTTTCACCAAGACTAAAAAAAACGACCGTGAAGATGATGTGTACGTTTACAAACTGTCTATCAAG ACTTGTGAGATTGGAATGACCCACTCCAGCGGCCAGAGCGGTCTGTGTTTTGAGATCTGGTTTAGAAGGAGACGATCTCAGGACACCTACATCTTACAGGCAGAGACACGTGACGTCAAGGAGGCCTGGACCAGAGACCTGGAACAAATATTGTGGGAACAAGCGCTGAAGAGCAgag aatTGAGAAGACAAGAGAGATTGTTTATGGGAATGGGTTGGAAACCTTTTGTAGACATCCAGCCCAGTAACACAGCCATCAATGAAAACGCTGTGAATGGTGACAATACAGTAAGAG AACATGTAGGATTACTGAAAACGCCAAATCCCCTTGTGTCTGGCCTTCAAAGAGGCGTGGTATTGCCAAGGCCAGATTCGACTGGCTCTGGCAGCAGTACGTCAACCGCAGGCAGCCACTCGTCATCCTCGTCTGGGCGAGGCTCCATGTCACCCAGCACTTACCTTGGAAAATACG CAGATATTACAGAGTTGTCTGCAGAGAACGCAGCTCTATTTAGCTGTGTGGATCCTAATTGCCCCACAGGAAGGAGAGCATCTGTATCTTCATTGGTTCTCTCCAGACCTTCAGTTCCTGCAGTGTGTCAAACATCTCCAGCTCATGTTCTGCAGTACAGCTCACCTGCTCTCTCCAGAAAAAAGCTCTCACCAGGGTTCAGTCCACAAAGTGATGCTCGCAGCCCTCTCAAG